The genomic window TTTTCCTGAATCCAGCGAAAAAACCCGCGGTTAAGCCATGCGTTTTCTTCGCAAAGCAGCCCGCAATCCACTCGGATTCCTGCCTCACGCAAAATCGCCAATCCCCTTCCCTGGTGTCTCGGGTTGGGATCCTGGCATCCAACCACGACCCGTTCGATCCCAGCTTCCACAATCGCGTCCGTGCAAGGGGGAGTTCTCCCGTAAGTACAACAAGGTTCCAGAGTGACATAAAGGGTGGCTCCCCAAACCTTCTTTCCTTTCCGCTGCGCGTCCCGGAGAGCTTCCACTTCTGCATGAGCCTCCCCCGCCCTGCGGTGAAAACCCTGGCCCAATAGTTCCCCATCTCGAACCAGAACCGCTCCGACACAGGGGTTTGGACTGGCTTGTCCCAATCCACGCCTGGCCAGCGCTAACGCGCGACGCATCCAGCGGTAATCATTCTCCGAAAAATTCTCGCACATACCGTTCGGGATCCCAGGGCTGGAGATCTTGAGGCTTCTCTCCAGTGCCCAAAAAGACCGGCGAGATACCCAACGAGTGGCGGACCGCTGCAATCATCCCTCCTTTTCCCGAAGTATCTAGCTTAGTCATGATAAGTCCCGTAAGCCCCAGAGCCTGGTGGAACTCCTTTGCCTGAAGCAGCACATCGAGGCCCGAAGTAGCATCGCAAACCAGCCAAATCTCGTGGGGCGCTCCAGGAACGGTTTTTCCCAGCACACGCTTGACCTTTGCAAGTTCCTCCATCAAATGCCGCTTCTTTACCAGTCGTCCCGCTGTATCAACAATGGCAAGATCGGCTTGAGCCACCCTCGCCTCTCCCACACCTCGATACGCGACACTGGCCGGATCTGCCCCATAAGTTCCCTCGGTGAGCCCAACCCCTAGCCGCCGGGCCCATTGGGACAACTGTTCTTGAGCACCAGCACGGAACGTATCCGCTGCAATCAGCCAAGGGCGCTGGTTTTCTTGTATCGCCCGAAACGCAAGTTTTGCTGCTGTCGTGGTCTTTCCACTCCCGTTCACTCCCACCAGAAGCACCACTTTGGGCTTGGCCCCCACCCCTTTCTTTACGCTGGAGGGAGGGTCGCAAAGGATCCTTTTTAATTCCGCTTCAATCCAGCGCCGGGCCTCCTCTCTTTTTCGCTGAAGACCCCGGCGCTCCAAACCGCGGCAGAGACTCCTCACAAGATCTTCCCCCAGGTCCGCCTCCCACAGTAACGCTTCCCAATCGATCTCCTCCTGGTCCGACCTAGGAGCAAATTTTTCCCACAGCTGACGCCAAAAACTCATTTTTTCCTACCGAAGGTAAACCATTTTACCACGGTCCCTTCGCTGTCCCAAAGCCACACGCTTTTTCCATAAGCCCCCAATCCTCTCCCATCCGCCGACGATAGTTCTTCCCACCGTCGCCGTAGGCCAGGCCTTTGTTGAGCAAGGAAAGACCGCCTCCTGCCCGCGACTGCTAGCTCAAACGCTCTGTTGGGAATGCCTTCTATCAGTGGGAGAACGAAAGAAAAAAAGCATTCGCGCCAACCCCCCAACGACCGAATGGCGACCGGCCCGAGACCCCCCAACAACCGCCGGAACCAGCAGAGAGGATTGATCAGCCGGCCGTTACTGGAAA from Candidatus Methylacidithermus pantelleriae includes these protein-coding regions:
- a CDS encoding signal recognition particle-docking protein FtsY; the encoded protein is MSFWRQLWEKFAPRSDQEEIDWEALLWEADLGEDLVRSLCRGLERRGLQRKREEARRWIEAELKRILCDPPSSVKKGVGAKPKVVLLVGVNGSGKTTTAAKLAFRAIQENQRPWLIAADTFRAGAQEQLSQWARRLGVGLTEGTYGADPASVAYRGVGEARVAQADLAIVDTAGRLVKKRHLMEELAKVKRVLGKTVPGAPHEIWLVCDATSGLDVLLQAKEFHQALGLTGLIMTKLDTSGKGGMIAAVRHSLGISPVFLGTGEKPQDLQPWDPERYVREFFGE